The following coding sequences lie in one Apium graveolens cultivar Ventura chromosome 3, ASM990537v1, whole genome shotgun sequence genomic window:
- the LOC141713747 gene encoding extra-large guanine nucleotide-binding protein 1-like, giving the protein MASFFRRFVSEKHVSSDVDDDDDDNSDYSFAMEYTGPLPSGDIPRVSPVHVDSIPVAASVSTPDRIDNMTLPVVQPIARVYSMKHRLSKIGLLEDASPISVALSNQLDVAPVFDVSKSRGTDFRVVNVIDTSGELEFPESDECILRNSSKRVSSGTFGFSDSRGNTNDLSESSGTEALIEYRNDCGAPARGHELEAIECNVKKGSCHRCLVKYRFAKKEVCIVCNAKYCSNCVLKAMGSMPEGRKCTTCIGRRIDESKRSTLGKISWMLKRLLTDSRAKEISSHEISCAVNQVPPELIIVNGKPLCHEELVRLLGCPNPPRKLKPRKYWYDHQSGLWGIEREKPCQIITPELAVGDPIMRNASNGNTNILVNNREITKPELWMMQLAGIHCVGETNFWCSADGSFQEEGQKNVKERIWFKPRIKLLCSVLSLPIPLASANSDQEKVDNKVVLERNKPYRLLMVGCEKSGTGTIFKQAKLLYKVPFTENERQDMKDMIQSNLYRYIGILLEERGRFEEETLMKSKDEPGPSGTQDFDQTDKTNMYSIGLRLKGFSDWLLQLMKSGNLTAVFPASTREYAPYVEELWKNKAFQATVNRRNEIQMLPRVASYFLNRAVEISSMYYEPSDMDILYAEGISASNRIACMDFSFVKSKKDRFMHPGNEDDPMQRYQLIRVESRSLDKNCKWLEMFEDMDLIIYCIALTDYDEYCNDNNGISINKMMESKKLFETIATHPICSDKNFLMVLNKFDLFEEKIQQVPLTRCEWFHDFNPLISSRQSSSNRSSCSKNPISALAQTAFHYIATKFKRQFQSLTGNKLYVSRVTGLESESVDEAIKYGKEVLKWEDEKTGYGANEWSSSGSIESSTSI; this is encoded by the exons ATGGCTAGTTTTTTTAGAAGATTTGTCTCAGAAAAGcatgtaagttctgatgttgatGATGATGACGACGACAATTCTGACTACTCTTTTGCTATGGAGTACACTGGCCCTCTGCCTAGTGGCGATATTCCTCGTGTTTCCCCTGTTCATGTTGATAGTATTCCTGTCGCAGCTAGCGTATCCACACCTGATAGGATTGACAATATGACACTTCCAGTTGTTCAACCTATTGCTAGGGTCTATTCAATGAAACATAGGTTGTCGAAAATAGGGTTactagaagatgcatcaccgaTATCGGTTGCCCTTTCAAATCAACTTGATGTTGCTCCTGTATTCGATGTGTCCAAGAGTCGTGGGACAGATTTTAGAGTCGTTAATGTGATTGATACATCGGGTGAGTTAGAATTTCCCGAGAGTGATGAATGCATACTCCGTAATTCAAGTAAACGTGTTAGTTCTGGTACTTTCGGCTTTTCTGACAGTCGTGGGAATACAAATGACTTGTCAGAAAGCTCAGGAACGGAGGCCTTAATTGAATATAGAAACGATTGTGGTGCTCCCGCAAGGGGCCACGAACTCGAAGCGATTGAATGTAATGTGAAAAAAGGGTCATGTCATAGATGCCTTGTTAAATATAGGTTCGCGAAGAAAGAAGTTTGCATAGTCTGCAATGCAAAGTATTGCTCTAATTGTGTGCTAAAAGCAATGGGGTCAATGCCAGAAGGAAGAAAGTGTACTACTTGCATTGGTCGTAGAATAGACGAGTCCAAGCGATCCACCCTTGGAAAAATTTCTTGGATGCTTAAGCGCTTGCTCACTGATTCAAGAGCTAAGGAGATATCAAGCCATGAGATATCTTGTGCAGTGAATCAGGTACCACCTGAACTCATCATTGTGAATGGGAAACCTCTCTGTCATGAAGAGCTGGTTCGATTGCTAGGCTGTCCAAACCCACCAAGAAAGCTAAAACCGAGAAAGTATTGGTATGACCATCAATCTGGACTTTGGGGCATA GAAAGAGAGAAGCCTTGCCAGATTATTACTCCGGAGCTGGCTGTTGGCGATCCCATCATGCGCAATGCGAGCAATGGAAACACAAATATCTTGGTTAATAATCGAGAAATCACAAAACCTGAGCTTTGGATGATGCAG TTGGCAGGAATTCATTGTGTAGGAGAGACAAACTTTTGGTGTAGTGCTGATGGTTCCTTCCAGGAAGAGGGGCAGAAGAATGTAAAGGAGCGAATATGGTTTAAG CCTAGAATCAAACTACTATGTTCTGTCCTGTCGTTGCCTATCCCGTTGGCTTCTGCAAATTCTGATCAAGAAAAAGTTGATAACAAAGTTGTCCTAGAGAGGAACAAACCATATAGATTGCTTATGGTTGGTTGTGAAAAATCTGGTACCGGTACCATATTCAAACAG GCAAAGCTTCTATATAAAGTTCCTTTTACTGAAAATGAGCGTCAGGATATGAAAGACATGATTCAGAGCAACTTATACCGTTACATAGGTATTCTGCTAGAGGAACGTGGACGATTTGAAGAAGAAACTCTGATGAAATCTAAAGATGAACCTGGTCCTTCAG GTACACAAGATTTTGACCAGACTGACAAGACAAACATGTACAGCATCGGTTTGAGACTTAAAGGATTCTCTGATTGGCTACTCCAACTAATGAAATCTGGAAATTTGACAGCGGTTTTTCCTGCTTCCACTCGCGAGTATGCACCCTATGTAGAGGAACTGTGGAAGAATAAAGCCTTTCAAGCCACAGTCAATCGCAGAAATGAGATACAAATGCTTCCTAGAGTTGCTAGCTATTTCTTGAATAGG GCTGTTGAGATCTCTTCAATGTACTACGAGCCTTCTGACATGGACATTTTATATGCCGAGGGGATTTCTGCTTCCAACAGGATAGCATGCATGGATTTTTCATTTGTAAAGTCGAAAAAGGATAGATTCATGCACCCGGGTAATGAAGACGATCCCATGCAAAG GTACCAACTGATTAGAGTTGAATCAAGAAGCCTTGACAAAAACTGCAAGTGGTTGGAAATGTTTGAGGATATGGATCTCATCATATACTGCATTGCCTTAACGGATTATGACGAATACTGTAATGATAATAACGGAATTTCTATCAACAAAATGATGGAAAGCAAGAAGCTATTTGAGACCATAGCGACGCATCCGATCTGTTCTGACAAGAACTTCCTCATGGTGCTCAACAAATTCGACTTGTTTGAAGAGAAAATTCAACAGGTTCCTCTTACTCGGTGTGAGTGGTTCCACGACTTTAATCCTCTGATCAGCAGTCGACAGAGCAGCAGCAACAGGAGCAGTTGTAGCAAGAATCCAATTTCAGCACTGGCTCAAACCGCATTCCATTATATTGCAACAAAATTTAAAAGACAGTTTCAGTCCTTGACCGGAAATAAATTGTACGTTTCTCGAGTCACAGGACTCGAATCAGAAAGCGTCGATGAAGCGATTAAATATGGGAAAGAAGTTTTGAAGTGGGAGGATGAGAAGACAGGCTACGGAGCGAATGAGTGGTCGTCATCTGGGAGCATAGAGTCTAGCACTTCTATATGA